From Erigeron canadensis isolate Cc75 chromosome 8, C_canadensis_v1, whole genome shotgun sequence, one genomic window encodes:
- the LOC122579607 gene encoding allantoate deiminase 2 → MYLLSLLIVVLVSPLLSAATFTHGVKNDLFPEILREEAVARLYELGKVSDADGYLERTFLSPASIRAGNLIRIWMEDAGLTTWVDGLGNVHGRIQPPNASNTALLIGSHLDTVVDAGMFDGALGIVSAISALKVLNVTGKSKQLKHPVEVIAFSDEEGVRFQSTFLGSAAIAGVLPVSSLQIPDKSGLTVQNVLKDNLIHTTGETLSQLKYEPESVLGYVEVHIEQGPVLESVGLPLAVVKGIAGQSRLKVVVKGSQGHAGTVPMSMRQDPMVAAAELIVSLESLCKRPQDFISSDDPDGHCNAFSITSLAGSLVCTVGEISTWPSASNVIPGQVTFTVDIRTTDDVGREAIIYELSKQMYAICDRRSVSCLMERKHDANAVECDAGLNSQLKSAAYAALRRMTGENIGEVPVLMSGAGHDAMAMSHLTKVGMLFVRCRGGISHSPEEHVLEDDIWAAGLAMHTFIETNL, encoded by the exons ATGTATTTGCTCTCTCTCTTGATTGTCGTTTTGGTATCTCCTTTGTTATCTGCTGCCACTTTTACCCATG GTGTAAAGAATGATTTGTTTCCTGAAATCTTGAGAGAAGAAGCAGTTGCAAGACTATATGAGCTCGGAAAG GTGAGTGATGCCGATGGCTATCTTGAGAGGACTTTTTTGAGCCCAGCATCTATTCGGGCAGGGAATCTTATCCGTATATGGATGGAGGATGCTGGTTTGACAAC GTGGGTTGATGGATTAGGGAATGTGCATGGTCGGATACAACCACCAAATGCTAGCAACACGGCTCTTTTAATCGGTTCTCATTTG GATACTGTTGTTGATGCTGGTATGTTTGATGGTGCGCTTGGTATAGTATCTGCTATATCGGCTTTAAAGGTGTTAAACGTCACAGGAAAGTCAAAGCAATTAAAACATCCAGTTGAA GTAATTGCATTTAGTGATGAAGAAGGAGTTAGATTTCAATCCACATTTCTAGGAAGTGCAGCTATTGCTGGTGTGCTACCAGTATCATCATTGCAAATACCTGACAAAAG TGGTTTGACAGTGCAAAATGTTTTGAAGGACAACTTGATACACACAACTGGAGAAACCCTCAGCCAGCTCAAATATGAACCTGAGTCTGTTTTGGGTTATGTAGAG GTTCATATCGAACAGGGACCTGTACTGGAATCTGTAGGCCTTCCTCTTGCTGTGGTAAAAGGCATTGCTGGACAGTCACGGTTAAAG GTAGTTGTGAAAGGATCACAAGGACATGCAGGAACAGTTCCCATGTCTATGCGCCAAGACCCAATGGTTGCTGCCGCCGAGTTAATTGTATCTTTAGAAAGCCTATGTAAACGTCCACAGGATTTTATATCAAGTGATGATCCCGATGGTCACTGCAATGCCTTTTCTATTACTTCTCTTGCAGGATCTCTTGTTTGTACTGTTGGTGAGATATCAACTTGGCCCAGTGCAAGTAATGTCATTCCAGGCCAG GTAACATTTACTGTAGATATTCGTACCACAGATGATGTGGGAAGGGAGGCTATAATTTATGAACTGTCAAAACAGATGTATGCTATATGTGATCGTCGTTCTGTTTCTTGTTTAATGGAGCGCAAG CATGATGCAAATGCTGTAGAATGTGATGCTGGATTAAATTCACAGCTAAAATCTGCGGCCTATGCTGCTTTAAGGCGCATGACTGGTGAGAATATTGGTGAGGTGCCAGTACTCATGAGTGGTGCAGGACATGATGCTATGGCCATGTCTCATTTGACGAAG GTTGGTATGCTATTTGTTCGTTGTCGTGGAGGAATTAGTCATTCCCCTGAAGAGCATGTATTAGAAGATGATATTTGGGCAGCTGGTTTGGCGATGCATACATTCATTGAGACTAACTTGTAG
- the LOC122580122 gene encoding uncharacterized protein C12B10.15c translates to MEGGGGKESDDQLIHLLLGTTGDERKEEEIHQVPCCIKYNGPSPVSHYFKPKSIGIEVDGLDVMEAYFRGRKLQGTTMSLHNGYSGFVIGKNTSAKRKTCDTNAWKMKAKFQNITLWNHDDLPSKEDPFLRAFHWFDVAKALHKPVTAEDIESAVNPGATTTG, encoded by the exons aTGGAGGGTGGTGGAGGAAAGGAAAGCGATGATCAACTGATCCACCTACTACTGGGGACAACCGGGGATGAGAGAAAAGAGGAGGAGATACATCAGGTGCCTTGCTGCATCAAGTATAATGGACCTTCCCCTGTTTCTCATTACTTTAAACCTAAATCCATTG gtatcgaGGTGGATGGGTTAGATGTAATGGAGGCTTATTTCAGAGGAAGGAAATTACAAGGCACTACCATGTCCCTACATAACGGTTATTCCG GATTTGTCATAGGAAAGAACACGTCTGCAAAGAGAAAAACTTGTGATACTAATGCTTGGAAGATGAAAGCAAAGTTTCAAAATATTACATTATGGAATCATGATGATCTTCCATCAAAAGAAGATCCTTTCTTGCGTGCGTTTCATTGGTTTGATGTTGCCAAAGCA TTGCATAAACCAGTGACTGCTGAAGATATAGAGTCTGCAGTCAACCCTGGAGCCACTACAACAGGCTGA
- the LOC122578969 gene encoding lectin-like isoform X1 translates to MGSGLSQEADTQQQSANTTAITTSSRLNNLPHDYEAILKDADSSVYKSSIDQLYAGVFLNKKKKQKYWVDKASHANCFMVFARDLFITWGEDPRYWHWQCIKETSEVVDVAELLNVCWLEVCGKIETAKLTPGIKYEVVFVAMLKDPAYGWHVPVNIKLTLPDGNKQEHKENLMEKPRCKWFEIPVGEFTVDAKKEGCVEFFLYEYEDGGWKKGLLIKGAAIRPKC, encoded by the exons ATGGGATCCGGATTATCACAAGAAGCAGATACACAACAACAGAGTGCAAACACAACGGCTATAACTACAAGTTCGCGGTTGAACAACTTACCTCATGACTATGAAGCCATTCTAAAGGATGCAGATTCTTCGGTGTATAAGTCCTCAATTGACCAGCTCTATGCTGGTGTCTTCttgaacaaaaagaaaaag cAGAAGTACTGGGTTGACAAGGCGTCGCACGCAAACTGTTTCATGGTGTTTGCGAGGGACCTCTTTATCACCTGGGGAGAAGACCCTCGTTATTGGCACTGGCAGTGCATTAAAGAAACAAG TGAAGTGGTAGATGTTGCGGAATTGTTAAATGTTTGCTGGTTAGAAGTTTGTGGGAAAATTGAGACGGCCAAACTAACACCAGGAATCAAGTATGAGGTTGTATTTGTGGCGATGCTGAAAGACCCTGCTTACGGGTGGCACGTTCCAGTCAATATCAAACTCACCCTACCGGACGGAAATAAACAAGAACACAAAGAAAACTTGATGGAAAAACCGAGATGCAAGTGGTTTGAGATACCAGTAGGGGAGTTTACCGTAGATGCAAAAAAGGAAGGATGTGTCGAGTTTTTCTTGTATGAATACGAAGACGGCGGTTGGAAGAAAGGTTTACTCATTAAAGGCGCTGCTATAAGACCAAAATGTTGA
- the LOC122578969 gene encoding lectin-like isoform X2 codes for MGSGLSQEADTQQQSANTTAITTSSRLNNLPHDYEAILKDADSSVYKSSIDQLYAGVFLNKKKKKYWVDKASHANCFMVFARDLFITWGEDPRYWHWQCIKETSEVVDVAELLNVCWLEVCGKIETAKLTPGIKYEVVFVAMLKDPAYGWHVPVNIKLTLPDGNKQEHKENLMEKPRCKWFEIPVGEFTVDAKKEGCVEFFLYEYEDGGWKKGLLIKGAAIRPKC; via the exons ATGGGATCCGGATTATCACAAGAAGCAGATACACAACAACAGAGTGCAAACACAACGGCTATAACTACAAGTTCGCGGTTGAACAACTTACCTCATGACTATGAAGCCATTCTAAAGGATGCAGATTCTTCGGTGTATAAGTCCTCAATTGACCAGCTCTATGCTGGTGTCTTCttgaacaaaaagaaaaag AAGTACTGGGTTGACAAGGCGTCGCACGCAAACTGTTTCATGGTGTTTGCGAGGGACCTCTTTATCACCTGGGGAGAAGACCCTCGTTATTGGCACTGGCAGTGCATTAAAGAAACAAG TGAAGTGGTAGATGTTGCGGAATTGTTAAATGTTTGCTGGTTAGAAGTTTGTGGGAAAATTGAGACGGCCAAACTAACACCAGGAATCAAGTATGAGGTTGTATTTGTGGCGATGCTGAAAGACCCTGCTTACGGGTGGCACGTTCCAGTCAATATCAAACTCACCCTACCGGACGGAAATAAACAAGAACACAAAGAAAACTTGATGGAAAAACCGAGATGCAAGTGGTTTGAGATACCAGTAGGGGAGTTTACCGTAGATGCAAAAAAGGAAGGATGTGTCGAGTTTTTCTTGTATGAATACGAAGACGGCGGTTGGAAGAAAGGTTTACTCATTAAAGGCGCTGCTATAAGACCAAAATGTTGA
- the LOC122578557 gene encoding zinc finger protein ZPR1 homolog → MDVKSVVEGVSTDGDSPVYQVESLCMRCGENGITSFLLTLIPHFRKILLSAFECPHCGERNNEVQFAGEIQPRGSCYRMEYSSGDQKMLDRQVVKSETATIKIPQLDFEIPPESQRGSLSTVEGILVRAVEALQALQEERKKVDPQTAQAIDEFIPKLQACATGNSSFTFILDDPAGNSFIENPYAPSPDPSLTIDFYERTLEQQASLGYLVDQSQREHGNDASFNNQASEPHGSVGAVAARRAIAQGSSTEFTEALFRYSAPEEVMTFPSTCGACAVRCETRMFVTNIPYFQEVIVMASSCDACGYRNSELKAGGAISAKGKKVTLLVKNVEDLSRDVIKSDTASVKIPDIDLELAGGTLGGQVTTVEGLITKISESLERVHGFTLGDSLDEDRRSRWLDFRVRLTKLLSIEEPWTLILDDALANSFIAPATDDIKDDNQLTFEEYERSWEQNEELGLNDMDTSSADAAYGSTNAS, encoded by the exons ATGGATGTGAAATCGGTTGTTGAAGGTGTTTCTACAGATGGAGACTCCCCTGTTTACCAGGTTGAAAGCCTCTGCATGCGGTGCggtgaaaat GGGATAACCAGCTTTCTGTTAACTTTGATTCCACATTTTAGAAAG ATTTTGTTGTCAGCCTTTGAGTGTCCACATTGTGGTGagag GAATAATGAGGTGCAGTTTGCCGGTGAGATACAGCCCCGTGGTTCTTGCTATCGGATGGAATACTCTTCGGGTGATCAAAAG ATGCTCGATCGACAAGTAGTGAAATCAGAAACCGCAACAATTAAG ATTCCGCAATtggattttgagattcctccAGAGTCGCAACGTGGATCTTTATCAACG GTGGAGGGAATCCTGGTCCGGGCTGTGGAGGCATTACAGGCACTTCAAGAAGAAAGAAAG AAAGTTGATCCTCAGACAGCTCAGGCTATAGACGAGTTCATACCAAAACTGCAAGCATGTGCAACTGGAAATTCctcttttacttttatactaGATGATCCTGCTGGCAACAGCTTTATAGAGAACCC GTATGCTCCGTCCCCAGATCCATCACTAACTATTGACTTCTATGAGCGAACTCTTGAGCAACAAGCCTCACTCGGATATCTTGTTGACCAATCACAAAGAGAACATGGAAATGATGCATCATTCAACAATCAAGCATCTGAACCTCATGGATCTGTTGGAGCTGTCGCTGCCCGACGTGCTATTGCTCAGGGTAGCAGTACAGAGTTTACTGAAGCACTGTTTCGCTATAGTGCACCTGAAGAG GTGATGACTTTTCCATCAACATGTGGTGCTTGTGCTGTTAGGTGTGAGACTCGGATGTTTGTGACCA ATATCCCGTACTTCCAAGAAGTCATTGTGATGGCATCTTCTTGTGATGCTTGTGGGTATAGAAATTCTGAG TTAAAAGCAGGTGGTGCCATATCTGCAAAAGGAAAGAAAGTGACACTTTTGGTCAAAAATGTTGAAGATTTAAGCCGTGATGTGATAAAG TCGGACACTGCTAGTGTAAAAATCCCAGATATTGATTTGGAGCTCGCAGGTGGCACATTGGGCGGTCAAGTAACAACTGTGGAGGGTTTGATCACCAAAATAAGCGAAA GTCTCGAGAGAGTGCATGGGTTCACTTTAGGAGATAGTCTAGATGAGGATAGAAGAAGCAGATGGCTGGACTTCAGAGTCAGACTCACAAAG CTTCTGAGTATTGAAGAGCCTTGGACACTGATTTTAGATGATGCTCTAGCAAACTCTTTTATTGCACCAGCGACTGATGATATTAAAGATGACAATCAGTTAACTT TTGAGGAGTATGAGAGATCATGGGAACAAAATGAGGAGCTGGGTTTAAACGATATGGATACCTCATCAGCGGATGCTGCGTATGGTTCGACAAATGCTTCATAA